The Gordonia sp. KTR9 genome contains a region encoding:
- a CDS encoding DEAD/DEAH box helicase, with the protein MSDSAVQTTIVDDTHTAPTFAELGVDERIVSALAADGKTHSFAIQELTLPLALEGHDLIGQARTGMGKTFGFGIPLVHRLAHAAASGVRPLDNTPRALIIVPTRELCVQVTGDLQVIAPALDVTLADGTTRPLKITSIYGGRPYEAQIAELQSGVDVVVGTPGRLLDLAQQGHLVLGKVSILVLDEADEMLDLGFLPDIERIMSALPTPRQTMLFSATMPGPIVTLARTFLNRPTHIRAENANDSAVHDRTKQYAYRAHALDKAELVARILQADGRGATMVFTRTKRTAQKVADDLAERGFKVGAVHGDLGQVAREKALNRFRDGTIDVLVATDVAARGIDIDDVTHVINYQCPEDDKTYVHRIGRTGRAGRTGIAVTLVDWDELHRWELIDKALNLGIPDPPETYSTSEHLRADLSIPESKTGRIAAPKPPRDPDETRETREDREPRKRSNRTRRRTRAGKPGGDTTTAESAAESTSTESAASADATPADDAAPAADGTTKPRRRRRRRGGANRPGGSESTAAVAD; encoded by the coding sequence CCATACCGCACCCACCTTCGCCGAACTCGGCGTCGACGAGCGCATCGTCTCCGCCCTCGCCGCAGACGGCAAGACCCACTCCTTCGCGATCCAGGAACTCACCCTGCCGCTCGCCCTCGAGGGACACGACCTGATCGGTCAGGCCCGCACCGGCATGGGCAAGACGTTCGGCTTCGGCATCCCGCTGGTGCACCGCCTCGCCCACGCCGCCGCCTCGGGCGTGCGGCCCCTGGACAACACCCCGCGTGCGCTGATCATCGTGCCGACGCGTGAGCTGTGCGTCCAGGTGACCGGCGATCTCCAGGTCATCGCACCTGCTCTCGATGTCACGCTGGCCGACGGCACCACCCGCCCGCTGAAGATCACCTCGATCTACGGCGGACGTCCCTACGAGGCCCAGATCGCCGAACTGCAGTCGGGCGTCGACGTCGTCGTCGGCACGCCCGGCCGCCTCCTCGACCTCGCCCAGCAGGGTCACCTCGTCCTCGGCAAGGTGTCGATCCTGGTGCTCGACGAGGCCGACGAGATGCTCGACCTCGGCTTCCTGCCCGACATCGAGCGGATCATGTCCGCACTGCCGACACCTCGGCAGACCATGCTGTTCTCGGCGACCATGCCCGGCCCCATCGTCACCCTGGCCCGCACCTTCCTGAACCGGCCGACCCACATCCGGGCCGAGAACGCCAACGACTCCGCGGTCCACGACCGCACCAAGCAGTACGCCTACCGGGCACACGCCCTGGACAAGGCCGAGCTCGTCGCCCGCATCCTGCAGGCCGACGGCCGCGGGGCGACGATGGTCTTCACCCGCACCAAGCGCACCGCGCAGAAGGTCGCCGACGATCTGGCCGAGCGCGGCTTCAAGGTCGGCGCAGTCCACGGCGACCTCGGTCAGGTCGCTCGCGAGAAGGCGCTCAACCGCTTCCGCGACGGCACCATCGACGTGCTGGTCGCCACCGATGTGGCCGCCCGCGGCATCGACATCGACGACGTCACCCATGTCATCAACTACCAGTGCCCCGAGGACGACAAGACCTACGTGCACCGCATCGGCCGTACCGGTCGCGCGGGCCGCACGGGTATCGCGGTGACCCTCGTCGACTGGGACGAACTGCACCGCTGGGAACTCATCGACAAGGCCTTGAACCTCGGTATCCCGGACCCGCCGGAGACCTACTCGACGTCGGAACACCTCCGTGCGGATCTGTCGATCCCCGAGTCGAAGACCGGCCGCATCGCCGCACCCAAGCCACCGCGTGACCCCGACGAGACCAGGGAGACCCGCGAGGACCGGGAGCCCCGCAAGCGCTCGAACCGCACCCGGCGACGCACCCGTGCCGGGAAGCCGGGCGGCGACACGACGACCGCGGAATCGGCTGCCGAGTCCACCTCGACCGAGTCCGCCGCCTCCGCCGACGCGACACCGGCCGACGACGCCGCGCCGGCCGCTGACGGCACCACGAAACCGCGTCGGCGTCGCCGCCGTCGCGGGGGCGCCAATCGCCCCGGCGGGTCGGAGTCCACCGCAGCGGTCGCCGACTGA
- a CDS encoding Rv3212 family protein: MARVRPERRRPIDLAVTAAIVVVVAALCVTAWALSPVRHTTSVQAEDEPAAVAQAETVPERFVARWRADSDATSAPAIGTSAVVTGNGGRVVGHDPATGRELWSYSRDLDLCTVGTAWTASSDLALAVYRNSRGCSEVTALDAGTGSREGARTSDADPDIRLATDSGYVVAQGSRRMETWGSNLVRGIEYGRVEAPVRPEDAPDREDCELFSSALSGDRVAVIERCADDPGYRLTVLGAVLGSDENVEQYGSTLITGDVSGPPPVLIAMSSSGIAVYDGGAAPAEPPTIGAESGPAIRRFDTDGNAAGTNTVAGDATPPAGSVPISSDGIVTYWTGKATVVLNAQTLNPIYQVPGTLGPGQVMAGQLLLPSATGISVRDVATGREIRSIPLARSEPAAPVVSLRVLGDSVIEQHGPRIEAYGPG, from the coding sequence GTGGCACGAGTCAGGCCCGAGCGGCGCCGACCGATCGATCTCGCGGTCACCGCGGCCATCGTGGTCGTCGTCGCCGCCCTGTGCGTCACCGCCTGGGCCCTCAGTCCGGTCCGCCACACGACGAGCGTGCAGGCCGAGGACGAGCCCGCCGCGGTCGCGCAGGCGGAGACCGTGCCGGAGCGCTTCGTCGCCCGGTGGCGGGCCGACTCCGACGCCACCAGCGCCCCGGCCATCGGCACCTCGGCCGTGGTCACCGGCAACGGCGGTCGGGTGGTCGGGCACGACCCGGCCACCGGCCGTGAACTCTGGTCGTACAGCCGCGATCTCGATCTGTGTACCGTCGGCACCGCCTGGACGGCGAGTTCGGACCTGGCGCTGGCCGTGTACCGCAACAGCCGGGGATGCTCGGAGGTGACCGCACTCGACGCGGGCACCGGGAGCCGGGAGGGCGCACGCACCAGCGACGCCGACCCGGACATCCGGCTCGCGACCGACTCGGGGTACGTCGTCGCGCAGGGGTCCCGGCGGATGGAGACCTGGGGTTCCAACCTCGTCCGCGGTATCGAGTACGGGCGGGTCGAGGCACCTGTACGTCCGGAGGACGCGCCCGACCGCGAAGACTGCGAGTTGTTCTCCTCGGCGTTGTCCGGAGATCGCGTCGCCGTCATCGAACGCTGCGCCGACGACCCCGGGTACCGGCTGACGGTCCTCGGCGCGGTGCTCGGGAGCGATGAGAACGTCGAGCAGTACGGGTCGACCCTGATCACCGGGGACGTGAGCGGACCGCCGCCGGTACTGATCGCGATGTCGTCGTCGGGTATCGCCGTCTACGACGGCGGGGCCGCGCCGGCCGAACCACCGACGATCGGCGCCGAGAGCGGACCGGCGATCCGGCGTTTCGACACCGACGGCAACGCGGCCGGGACCAACACCGTCGCGGGCGACGCGACGCCGCCGGCCGGGAGTGTCCCGATCTCCTCCGACGGGATCGTCACCTACTGGACCGGCAAGGCGACGGTCGTCCTGAACGCCCAGACGCTCAACCCGATCTATCAGGTCCCGGGCACACTCGGACCCGGCCAGGTGATGGCCGGGCAACTCCTGCTGCCGAGCGCGACGGGGATCAGCGTCCGGGACGTGGCGACCGGCCGTGAGATCCGGTCCATCCCACTGGCACGAAGCGAACCGGCGGCGCCGGTGGTGAGTCTTCGTGTCCTCGGCGACTCCGTGATCGAGCAGCACGGACCGCGCATCGAGGCCTACGGTCCGGGCTGA
- a CDS encoding ParA family protein, with protein sequence MTRILAIANQKGGVAKTTTVESLGAALADLDVSVLVVDLDPQGCLTFSLGHEPDQLTSSVHDVLLGDEEIADVLLDTEDKVTLLPATIDLAGAEALLLMRPGREYALKRALAEVSEDFDVVIVDCPPSLGVLTLNGLTAADEVIVPLQCETLAHRGVGQLLRTVREVQQITNPNLTMLGAVATLFDARTTHSRDVLADVSDRYDLPVLDPPIPRTVRFAESSASGTSVMRGRKNKGATAYRALAENLWKHWEAGEKVGTFEV encoded by the coding sequence ATGACGCGCATCCTCGCGATTGCCAACCAAAAGGGTGGGGTCGCCAAGACCACCACGGTGGAGTCCCTCGGCGCCGCCCTCGCCGACCTCGACGTCTCGGTGCTCGTCGTCGACCTCGACCCGCAAGGCTGTCTCACCTTCTCGCTCGGGCACGAGCCCGACCAGCTCACCTCCTCGGTTCACGACGTGCTGCTCGGCGACGAGGAGATCGCCGACGTCCTCCTCGACACCGAGGACAAGGTCACCCTGCTGCCGGCGACCATCGATCTCGCCGGAGCCGAGGCGCTGCTGCTGATGCGTCCGGGGCGGGAGTACGCGCTCAAGCGGGCGCTCGCGGAGGTGAGCGAGGATTTCGACGTCGTCATCGTCGACTGCCCGCCGTCGCTCGGTGTGCTGACCCTGAACGGTCTCACCGCGGCCGACGAGGTGATCGTGCCGCTGCAGTGCGAGACCCTCGCCCATCGTGGTGTCGGTCAGCTGTTGCGGACCGTCCGGGAGGTTCAGCAGATCACCAACCCGAACCTCACGATGCTGGGCGCGGTGGCCACCCTGTTCGACGCCCGGACCACGCACAGTCGTGACGTCCTCGCGGACGTGTCTGACCGCTATGACCTGCCGGTGCTCGACCCGCCGATCCCGCGCACCGTGCGTTTCGCGGAGTCCTCGGCTTCCGGGACATCGGTCATGCGGGGCCGAAAGAACAAGGGCGCCACGGCATATCGCGCGCTCGCCGAGAATCTGTGGAAGCACTGGGAGGCCGGCGAGAAGGTCGGTACCTTCGAGGTCTGA
- a CDS encoding diacylglycerol/lipid kinase family protein, translating to MLIVNPFATATSPAGRDALAHTLSAHFHLDVELTTHRGHAFELAARAVAEDFDTVIVHGGDGSVNEAANGLLDPPSTSDPDGRRPSLAVIPGGSANVFARTLGIDPDPLLATQQIISLLDTGQSRRIGLGHTDDRWFLFNTGMGMDAVVIHAMEDKRHAGKTATPARYLWTTISSFLKQSGSSATFDVEIPGRDRITGARFGFVSNTSPWTYLGPREIRTNPDTGFHTGLGVFVATSTGVLRNLPLAARLLSQADPKARHLFRDDDVDEVCFRAEAPIDVQMDGDYIGAFRDLRFRHRREALTVIAPPISSADTTT from the coding sequence ATGCTCATCGTCAATCCGTTCGCCACCGCGACCAGTCCCGCGGGCCGCGACGCGCTCGCGCACACCCTGAGCGCGCACTTCCACCTCGACGTCGAGCTCACCACGCACCGCGGGCACGCCTTCGAACTCGCCGCGCGCGCCGTCGCCGAGGATTTCGACACCGTCATCGTGCACGGCGGCGACGGATCGGTGAACGAGGCCGCCAACGGACTCCTCGACCCGCCGTCGACGAGCGACCCCGACGGTCGACGCCCGTCGCTGGCCGTGATCCCCGGCGGCAGCGCCAACGTCTTCGCCCGGACGTTGGGGATCGACCCCGATCCACTTCTCGCGACGCAGCAGATCATCTCGCTGCTCGACACCGGACAGAGCCGCCGCATCGGTCTCGGACACACCGACGACCGGTGGTTCCTGTTCAACACGGGCATGGGCATGGATGCGGTCGTCATCCACGCGATGGAGGACAAACGCCACGCGGGCAAGACCGCGACCCCGGCCCGATACCTGTGGACCACGATCAGCAGCTTCCTGAAACAGTCCGGGTCGTCGGCCACGTTCGACGTCGAGATCCCCGGGCGCGACCGGATCACCGGCGCCCGTTTCGGTTTCGTGTCGAACACCAGCCCCTGGACCTACCTCGGACCGCGCGAGATCCGCACCAATCCCGACACCGGTTTCCACACCGGACTCGGCGTGTTCGTGGCGACCTCCACCGGCGTGCTCCGCAATCTCCCGCTGGCGGCCCGGCTCCTGTCCCAGGCAGATCCCAAGGCGCGCCACCTCTTTCGGGACGACGATGTCGACGAGGTGTGCTTCCGCGCCGAGGCGCCGATCGATGTGCAGATGGACGGCGACTACATCGGGGCGTTCCGCGACTTGCGGTTTCGTCACCGCCGCGAGGCCCTCACGGTCATCGCACCGCCGATCAGCAGCGCCGACACCACGACGTAG